The following are from one region of the Mauremys reevesii isolate NIE-2019 linkage group 2, ASM1616193v1, whole genome shotgun sequence genome:
- the SOX4 gene encoding transcription factor SOX-4, whose protein sequence is MVQQTNNAENTEALLAGETSDSGAGIELGIASSPTPGSTASTGGKADDPSWCKTPSGHIKRPMNAFMVWSQIERRKIMEQSPDMHNAEISKRLGKRWKLLKDSDKIPFIREAERLRLKHMADYPDYKYRPRKKVKSGNSSAKPGEKGDKSGGGSPGASGGGTGSGSSGGSTNSSKPAPKKSGGSKLSPGGGGGSGASKPHAKVILGSKAAPFPAEPPAQAALLPPDHHSLYKSRGGASGSCSASGKHLSEKKLKRVYVFGTGGGHGQSASSSPGGAVPASPTLSCSTEASDPLSLYEEGGAGGCQQDGDCSSVSCPSPPGSSSPSDHRSYTSLRASSPAPSTSHSSSASSHSSSSSSSSGSSSSDDEFEDDLLDLNPSPGFESMSLGSFGSSVLDRDLDFNFEPGSGSHFEFPDYCTPEEHVPSPAPPPSPRRDLAGQSLEVNGC, encoded by the exons ATGGTGCAGCAGACTAACAACGCGGAGAACACGGAAGCGCTTCTGGCCGGAGAGACCTCGGACTCCGGGGCCGGCATCGAGCTGGGCATCGCCTCCTCTCCCACGCCGGGCTCCACCGCTTCCACCGGGGGCAAAGCGGACGACCCGAGCTGGTGCAAGACCCCCAGCGGGCACATCAAGCGGCCCATGAACGCCTTCATGGTGTGGTCCCAGATCGAGAGGCGGAAGATCATGGAGCAGTCCCCGGACATGCACAACGCCGAGATCTCCAAGCGCCTGGGCAAGCGCTGGAAGCTGCTCAAGGACAGCGACAAGATCCCCTTCATCCGGGAGGCGGAGCGGCTGAGGCTCAAGCACATGGCGGACTATCCCGACTACAAGTACCGGCCCAGGAAGAAGGTGAAATCGGGAAACAGCTCCGCCAAGCCCGGCGAGAAAGGAGACAAGAGCGGCGGGGGCAGCCCTGGCGCCAGCGGGGGCGGCACCGGCAGTGGCAGCAGCGGGGGCAGCACGAACTCCTCCAAGCCCGCCCCGAAGAAGAGCGGCGGCTCCAAGCTCTcccccggcggcggcggcggctccgggGCCAGCAAGCCGCACGCCAAGGTGATCCTGGGCAGCAAAGCCGCCCCCTTCCCCGCCGAGCCGCCGGCTCAGGCCGCCCTGCTGCCCCCGGACCACCACTCGCTGTACAAATCCCGCGGCGGCGCCTCCGGCTCCTGCTCGGCCTCGGGCAAACACCTCTCGGAGAAGAAGCTCAAGCGGGTCTATGTCTTCGGCACGGGCGGGGGCCACGGGCAGAGCGCGTCCTCCTCCCCGGGGGGCGCCGTGCCCGCCAGCCCGACCCTGAGCTGCTCCACGGAGGCCAGCGACCCTCTGAGCCTGTACGAGGAAGGGGGCGCCGGAGGGTGCCAGCAGGACGGAGACTGCAGCAGCGTCTCCTGCCCttcgccgccgggcagcagctcCCCCTCGGATCACCGCAGCTACACCAGCCTGAGGGCCTCTTCCCcggccccctccacctcccattcCTCCTCGGCTTCCTCCCattcctcctcgtcctcctcctcctccggctcCTCTTCCTCGGACGACGAGTTTGAAGACGACCTGTTGGACCTGAACCCCAGCCCCGGGTTTGAGAGCATGTCCCTGGGCAGCTTCGGCTCGTCCGTGCTGGACCGGGACCTAGATTTTAACTTCGAGCCTGGCTCGGGCTCGCATTTTGAGTTCCCGGACTACTGCACCCCGGAG GAACATGTTCcgtcccccgcccctcccccgtccccccggAGAGACTTGGCAGGCCAAAGTCTGGAAGTAAATGGATGTTAG